Proteins from a genomic interval of Methanofollis formosanus:
- a CDS encoding CTP synthase has product MKYIFVTGGVMSGLGKGITAASIGRILKNRGYQVTAIKIDPYLNIDAGTMNPAQHGEVFVLSDGGEVDLDLGNYERFLDIELTSNHNITTGKIYKSVIEKERRGDFLGGTVQIIPHITDEIKACITRTAEEFENNGHRAEVCLVEVGGTVGDIESMPFLEAVRQMRGELPPHDTALVHVTLVPADTMGDLKTKPTQHSVKALRELGLRPDIIVCRSDRVLPMHSRRKISDFCDVPLNAVVSAADAPDIYHVPMELEKEGAANVVLDLLDLEKRGVDAEWYRTVTEDYTNRVTIGIVTKYGIEDVYLSIKEALKHAGRSLSAEVQIRWLDAETYESAELAEVDGVLIPGGFGKRGVPGKIAAVRYARENQIPFLGICLGFQMAVVEFARDVLGYEDAISEEFGEGTQVIAILPEQEEVTDLGGTMRLGNYPVEVAQGTRAWSLYQKKDITERHRHRYEVNPGYIEELKEGGLVFSGTNGNRMEILELPSHPFFFATQFHPEFRSRPTRPSPPYVGFVKACMEHKNQKHQ; this is encoded by the coding sequence TTGAAGTATATATTCGTTACTGGCGGCGTAATGAGTGGCCTTGGCAAGGGTATAACGGCGGCATCGATCGGAAGGATCCTGAAGAACCGTGGCTATCAGGTCACGGCGATCAAGATCGATCCCTATCTGAACATCGATGCCGGCACCATGAACCCTGCACAGCACGGGGAGGTCTTCGTGCTCAGCGATGGCGGCGAGGTGGACCTTGACCTCGGCAACTACGAGCGTTTTCTTGACATCGAGTTGACGAGCAACCACAACATCACCACCGGCAAGATCTACAAGAGCGTCATCGAGAAGGAACGGCGGGGCGACTTTCTGGGCGGGACCGTCCAGATCATCCCGCACATCACCGACGAGATCAAGGCATGCATCACCAGGACGGCCGAGGAGTTCGAGAACAACGGCCACCGGGCAGAAGTCTGCCTCGTCGAGGTCGGCGGTACGGTCGGCGACATCGAGTCGATGCCTTTCCTCGAAGCGGTGCGCCAGATGCGCGGCGAACTCCCGCCGCATGACACGGCCCTGGTGCACGTAACCCTGGTCCCGGCCGACACGATGGGCGACCTCAAGACCAAACCGACGCAGCACTCGGTCAAGGCGCTGCGCGAACTCGGGCTGCGTCCCGACATCATCGTCTGCCGGAGCGACCGGGTTCTTCCGATGCACTCGCGCCGCAAGATCTCCGACTTCTGCGACGTCCCGCTCAACGCGGTCGTCAGTGCGGCCGATGCCCCGGACATCTACCATGTTCCGATGGAACTTGAGAAGGAAGGGGCCGCCAACGTCGTCCTCGACCTCCTCGACCTGGAAAAGCGCGGCGTGGACGCCGAGTGGTACCGCACCGTCACCGAGGACTATACCAACCGGGTGACCATCGGGATCGTCACCAAGTACGGGATCGAGGACGTCTATCTCTCCATCAAGGAGGCCCTCAAGCACGCCGGCCGGTCCCTCTCGGCCGAGGTGCAGATCAGGTGGCTGGATGCCGAGACCTATGAGTCTGCAGAACTCGCCGAAGTGGATGGAGTATTGATCCCCGGCGGGTTCGGGAAGCGCGGGGTGCCCGGCAAGATCGCTGCGGTCAGGTACGCCAGAGAGAACCAGATCCCCTTCCTCGGGATCTGTCTGGGTTTCCAGATGGCGGTTGTGGAGTTCGCGCGTGACGTCCTCGGCTACGAGGACGCGATCTCGGAGGAGTTCGGCGAGGGCACCCAGGTGATCGCCATCCTCCCTGAGCAGGAGGAGGTGACCGACCTCGGCGGGACGATGCGTCTCGGCAACTATCCGGTCGAAGTGGCGCAGGGGACCAGGGCCTGGAGTCTCTACCAGAAGAAGGACATCACCGAACGGCACCGTCACCGCTATGAGGTGAACCCCGGGTATATCGAGGAACTCAAAGAGGGCGGTCTGGTCTTTTCAGGGACGAACGGGAACAGGATGGAGATCCTGGAACTCCCCTCCCACCCGTTCTTCTTTGCGACCCAGTTCCACCCGGAGTTCAGGTCGAGACCGACGAGGCCGTCCCCGCCGTATGTCGGGTTTGTGAAGGCGTGCATGGAACACAAGAACCAGAAACACCAGTAA
- a CDS encoding PaaI family thioesterase — protein MGYLDEIKARGRDANPFFGLMGIDPVSYGDGRAELSMTVRPEMRNGAGWLQGGVYTALADEAMALAIITLLGEDERIATISETTSFFAGVRDGTLRARGEVVRRGRRVIFVEGEVSDQEGQVLARTTASFAVMGPEKREG, from the coding sequence ATGGGTTATCTCGATGAGATCAAGGCGAGGGGCCGGGATGCCAATCCCTTTTTTGGCCTGATGGGGATCGATCCCGTCTCATATGGGGACGGCCGGGCCGAACTCTCGATGACCGTCAGGCCGGAGATGCGCAATGGGGCCGGGTGGCTGCAGGGCGGCGTCTACACCGCCCTGGCAGACGAGGCGATGGCCCTCGCCATCATCACGCTCCTCGGGGAGGACGAGCGGATCGCCACGATCTCCGAGACGACGAGTTTCTTTGCAGGCGTGCGGGACGGAACGCTCAGGGCCAGGGGCGAGGTGGTGAGAAGAGGACGCCGGGTGATCTTCGTGGAGGGCGAGGTCTCCGATCAGGAGGGGCAGGTGCTCGCCAGGACCACCGCGTCGTTCGCGGTGATGGGGCCGGAGAAGAGGGAGGGCTGA
- a CDS encoding DJ-1/PfpI family protein — MKLVLAIAPDKFRDEEFEVPQKVFSEAGVEMVVASTRAGTCQGMVGAMAEATAAFADLNPAEYDGIVVVGGIGSQDHLWTDADLKGFVQECAKAGKVVAAICLSPVVLARAGVLNGKRATVFKSPASVQEMERGGATLVEEGVVTDGMIVTANGPAVAGVFAEAVLSALSR; from the coding sequence ATGAAACTCGTACTCGCAATTGCGCCTGACAAGTTCCGCGACGAAGAATTCGAGGTACCGCAGAAGGTCTTCTCAGAAGCAGGAGTCGAAATGGTGGTCGCCTCCACCAGGGCAGGCACCTGCCAGGGGATGGTCGGGGCGATGGCAGAGGCGACGGCCGCCTTCGCCGACCTGAACCCTGCAGAGTACGACGGCATCGTGGTGGTGGGGGGCATCGGGTCGCAGGACCATCTCTGGACCGATGCCGACCTGAAAGGGTTCGTGCAGGAGTGTGCGAAGGCCGGGAAGGTCGTCGCAGCGATCTGTCTCTCTCCGGTCGTCCTGGCCCGCGCCGGCGTCCTGAACGGAAAGAGGGCAACGGTCTTCAAAAGTCCTGCTTCGGTACAGGAGATGGAACGGGGCGGGGCGACACTCGTGGAAGAGGGCGTCGTCACCGACGGGATGATCGTAACGGCCAACGGACCGGCGGTCGCCGGGGTGTTCGCGGAGGCTGTTCTCTCGGCTCTCTCCAGATAA